tttcatagaaaacctggaagctttctacaacagatgggaacataaaaagtctgggctgaatggtactgcccttgatactggccatgtagtcagaaactgtaaggctggaggtgatgtcctggtagtcagtaaatgtggggctgatagtgctgtcctgggagacagtaatggtgaagctggaggtgctgtcctgggagacagtaatggtgaatctggaggtgctgtcctgggagacagtaatgctgaAGCTGGAggttttgtccaggtagtcgggaattatacgcaggaaggaatacatataaatgacctcataggggacaggagccatagtagggaaacaagtgtagtcaaagataagataaaaccaatattgcaaactagaaatactgcaggaaatagcaaacaagaggactccactagcaatagtgaggatatattaccaaaaacaactggtgggagctccattgttggtgctagggacgatagaagtaagacagggaaacatgcaccaacagggaatacagtcacagaaacccaaggcaaacggaaaccaagcctgtgcacatactatgcacttggtatctgctggcatgggaaatctggaaaaacagatgggacgtgcaactatgaccaccctagaaaatgccatgcccatatgacaacaggaaaatgcaaactcccttcctgtaagctttttcaccctgaactgtgtacctcttcagtacaggaaagactgtgctataacttaaattgccaggcataccatctaaaggggacaaaaagatacaaaacttccaggccatgggaaaacctgggtagccacagccactcaagagggagaggttttttagtgccaggaaggaaaaaaaactggcaggaaatggcagaaatcgtacaccaaatccagtcattcctggagtggaaccacagttgaaggcctccactccaaaccaacagatacagatactaatgccggaaaaaaaatccccccccagtaccaacaataccaccagtccgataacattcttctttgcaaatatacagggtctaaagccagcaacaaacaacaaaatacctttcatccgtggactgcttgcagaggcaaaggcaatgttcgcggctttcactgagacccacataaaggatcacttggacaacgaaatatggatcccaggttacaacctatacagatgtgacagagtgaacaggcaaaggggggggggggttggcctgtacattgcagagtcacttgtttgcacagaactgcttaatgcctcaaatgatgtagtggaagttttagcagtaaaggttgagaaccaaaacttagtcattgtggtagtctacaagcctccggatgcaacatcccagcaattccaggaacagctgttaaaaattgaccactgtctggaaaatcttccagctcctgcacccaacatcttgctcctgggggatttcaacttaaggcacctaaaatggaggaatatagcaaataatattgttgcagtaataacaccaggaggcagctctgatgaaaactcacactcacacgagcttttaaatctctgcacaaaattcaatttaaaccagcaaataatagagcctactagactggagaatacactagacctcatcttcactaacaatgatgatctgataagaaatgtcaccatatcaaaaacaatatactcagatcacaacataattgaggttcagacatgtatgcgtggagccccagaccgacataatgagactagtcacgagggagcattcaccaaattcaacttcaataacaaaaacataaagtgggaccaagtaaaccaagtcctaaccgatataagctgggaagatatactaagcaacacagaccccaacttatgcctcgaacagattaactcggtggcactcgatgtatgcacaaggcttattcctctaagaaaaaggaggagtagatgtaaaatagaaagagacaggcgctccctttacaggcgacggaaaagaataacagagcggctaaaagaggtcaatatatctgaaatgcgtagggagacactggtcagagaaatagcaagcatcgaacttaagctaaaagaatcctttaggagtcaggaatcgcgggaagaactaaaagccataaatgaaatcgaaagaaacccaaagtatttcttctcctatgccaaatcaaaatcgagaacaacgtccagtattgggcccctacttaaacaagatgggtcctacacagatgacagcaaggaaatgagtgagctactcaagtcccaatatgactcagtttttagcaagccgctaaccagactgagagtcgaagatcaaaatgaattttttatgagagagccacaaaatttgattaacacaagcctatccgatgttatcctgacgccaaatgacttcgaacaggcgataaatgacatgcccatgcactctgccccagggccagactcctggaactctgtgttcatcaagaacttcaagaagcccctatcacgagccttttccatcctatggagagggagcatggacacgggggtcgtcccacagttactaaaaacaacagacatagccccactccacaaagggggcagtaaagcaacagcaaagaactacagaccaatagcactaacatcccatatcataaaaatctttgaaagggtcctaagaagcaagatcaccacccatctagaaacctatcagttacacaacccagggcaacatgggtttagaacaggtcgctcctgtctgtctcaactattggatcactacgacaaggtcctaaatgcactagaagacaaaaagaatgcagatgtaatatatacagactttgcaaaagccttcgacaagtgtgacaatggcgtaatagtgcacaaaatgcgtgctaaaggaataacaggaaaagtcggtcgatggatctataatttcctcactaacagaacacagagagtagtcgtcaacagagtaaagtccgaggcagctacggtgaaaagctctgttccacaaggcacagtactcgctcccatcttgttcctcatcctcatatccgacatagacaaggatgtcagccacagcaccgtgtcttcctttgcagatgacacccgaatctgcatgactgtgtcttccattgcagacactgcaaggctccaggcggacatcaaccaaatctttcagtgggctgcagaaaacaatatgaagttcaacgatgagaaatttcaattactcagatatggtaaacatgaggaaattaaatcttcatcagagtacaaaacaaattctggccacaaaatagagcgaaacaccaacgtcaaagacctgggagtgatcatgtcggaggatctcaccttcaaggaccataacattgtatcaatcgcatctgctagaaaaatgacaggatggataatgagaaccttcaaaactagggaggccaagcccatgatgacactcttcaggtcacttgttctatctaggctggaatattgctgcacactaacagcacctttcaaggcaggtgaaattgctgacctagaaaatgtacagagaaccttcacggcgcgcataacggagataaaacacctcaattactgggagcgcttgaggttcctaaacctgtattccctggaacgcaggtgggagagatacatgattatatacacttggaaaatcctagagggactagtaccgaacttgcacacgaaaatcactcactacgaaagcaaaagacttggcaaacgatgcaccatccccccaatgaaaagcaggggtgtcactagcacgttaagagaccatacaataagtgtcaggggcccgagactgttcaactgcctcccagcacacataagggggattaccaacagacccctggcagtcttcaaactggcactggacaagcacctaaagtcggttcctgatcagccgggctgtggctcgtacgttggtttgcgtgcagccagcagtaacagtctggttgatcaggctctgatccaccaggaggcctggtcacagaccgggccgcgggggcgttgacccccggaactctctccgggtaaactccaggtaaactccaggtaaactccaggtaaactccaggtaaactccaggtaaatgaaagaatatatctacacgtgtgtgtttgtgtctcggcaccacacacacacacacacacacgcacacacacacacacacacacacacacacacacacacacacacacacacacacacacacacacacacacgcacacatacacacacaaacacaaactgacacacacacacacacacacacacacatacacacacacacacacacacacacacacacacacacacacacatacacacacacacacacacacacacacacacacacacacacacacacacacacacacacacacacacacacacacacacacacacacacatacacacacacacacacacacacacatacatatatattatgcaaatatcttaacaagcgatacaagatgcagaacaaccacgcagggagttgaatgatagctctaggcctttggtGTTTTATGTCTCGTTTTCATCCATCACCATCATTGGTTATCCTAGATTATTTACACTGTGTACGACCATTTCACTTATGTGTTCCTGTGCATATATAAACTTACTAAGATATTGCATTTTACCATCAGTTACCCCTTGTAACCTTAACATGTCAGAAACGTTTTCGGTCTAGCAGTGAGGTGTAGGCctaacttaaaaaaaataattttattattattaagctcagtaagtttatttaggtacaggtacaaatAAGTACAATATCACACCTAGTAagatgtgtaaattacctaacatAACTCCAAAAATTCAGACGAAGTGacgtattttcattggggtccttgtaatatcttaatatacccgggccgggagaataccgacgaataaaaaaaaaaaaataatatttaaagCCTAGTTGGTAGCCAGAATGagctgcaaacaaaccataccacgggtggagtttgaacccgacggtctggagttttgtgactctctgaccgcgggttcaaaccccacccgtggtatggtttgtttgcaatcgtgtcattacgatttcgtgagtcagaatgAGTTGTTTTCATTTTCGTTTTGGTATGCAGTTCTGAACGATTTTCTTTAGAGTTcagatatatattattttaagcTCATTCATTTAATTTCATCAAGTTTCAGAATGGCTTAGCTTCATAAAATCAACATTAAATGCCaattatttacttagattatACATTGTATAAGATATTGAATATTTTCATATGTTAAAGCCTATAGTTATGCCTGTAGTTATACTTATAGTtgtaatcataaccatgatttttaaagaggtggactggtaagccagcgggagtcctcggtcagattaccaaaagctccagctgtgggtcatcatacgaTTAAGACCGCATcaagaaacacttatcctgtttcctgacaaacatacctacctacctatgcAAAGAATTTCAAGGACTATAAGTAAATaaaaaagtttatttaggcacaggtacacataagtacaattattatacatagcgtAATACACAAATAAACTTTCCTCTCTCCAATGTATGGTTTTTACGTGTATTGTGCCGGTCACGATATTGTCTTTTTGTTCTCTGTACATACTGTGAATTACCTAACTCCAAAAAAGTCAgtaatttatttccactgggatccctGATTATTGTAGTATGTTACTTTGCAGATAGCGTCTAGAAGACTGGACAAGTCACCACAAGGGCCACcggaaaggaagaagagagatgATCAGAATAATGTCAACAAATACTCTGAGCTTTACCTGGAGGAccaagacgaggaggaggataaGTTGTTTTATGCGAAATCCTTCAAGGAAAAATCCCGTGAGTGATCTGCAGAAAAAATCATTCCCTCAAAATATTGTTTAAATGGCCTACATTATGAgtggtatatctctcagtgtctaTATGGTGAGAATTTAGCTTAATTTTTGGCTAGTGGTGAACAGGCaacatgaagccttaatgaccttcgtgtcgTAGATGAGAATTTAACCTCAATAACcaaccatatatatatgtcgtgccgaataggcagaacttgcgatcatggcttaaatagcaacgctcatcttgccatataggacaagtgaaaattgtgtatgcaataatttcgccaaaatcattctgaacctaacgaaaaaaatatatttcactgtgtttgtttagtattaaattattgtaaacaaatctaaaatatatttagttgggttaggctaaaataaattgttcttgttataataaggttaggtaagttttctaagattcttttggagcaaaattaaattttttttacattaacattaatgaaaaaatatatctttaaacgtataagagaaaattttagaaaggacttaattttaaatgagttcttgctaattgaccagttttacatattcggcacgacatatatatatatatttatatatatatatatatatatatatatatatatatttatatatatatatatatatatatatatataatcacacgtCTCATGCGTCATCATATGTACTAGCAAGAAAGCAATACATGATGCGCCTTAATGCTAGTTAAGGGACCCTGATCCAAACGCTGTATGATCCTTGCGAATTTAACGCTTtcccttaaatataataataataataattaataataatggaaATCACCATATGCTGGTTTTAACCATATATCCTCAGAGAAACAAGGCTGTGTGACACGTACGGGGCTTAGCATAAGTTTTTTCTTTTAAATGTAATCATTTTAATGTAATTACACAGTATTTCACTCACAGGTGAGCGAAGCACTGTGGAACTCAAGCCTAGCTCTTCTATGAGTGCGTTCATTCTCAAAAATGGTCACTCGTATTTCAGGTTGGTACGTACAGACGCCGCTGTTCCATTTCGACCTGTATTCTTGCCTACCAAGGTTCGTGTGTGAGGTGCACGCTCAGGCCTCCCACTCTGACCTCTCCCAGCTCGAGATGGATATTGTTAACCTCTTCAGGTCAGTTGAGGCTGCACTCACGATATCGCCCATACGGATTTAGCACTTATTTTAAAATgttatgctgctactgctgtaactGTTATCACTGCTATTACTAATATCATTACTGTTGCTAATATTTTGACTGTGCTCAATAATCACTCAAATACAGAAACTCAGGTGATTGTATATTTCGACTGCCTTCTGGAATCCTCTTCGGCAGAActaataataatgaatattttTCGAAGGGCAGAGGCTGGGTTGTCGAGGTGGTGTGGACATtttgagaggatggagcaaaataggatcaCTAGGGCTTTAAATCTGGGTTggtgggaaggaggggtagggatttacTTGAAGTTGCCCCCCCCCCTCAGGGTatgtgacccctgtgggtttagcactttcctgtgaatataataatgatattaccactattactactaataataatactattaatgCTACTATttctgctggtactactactaataacatATTAcaatttattttgtttattttcAGGAACTACTTGCCATTGGAGGGGCCAGACTCGCCCGTATATAAATACCAGCTGGCTGCCCATATGGGCCAGCTGGCCACGGGACTGGATCCCTCTCCCTGCTACTCTATCTACCCTGCGTGCCCACTCTCCAGGGTACAGGTTATAGAAGCCCTGAGGGGCGTCAAAACTTCGAAAAAGATGTTTTCTTGAGGTCTTCAAACCCTGAGATAATGGAAAGATGTGTATATAAATGTACACTAagaggtgtctctcagtgtatatacactaagaggtataTGTCttagtatatacaccgagagtgtaCTTTAATAGTTGTTTAAAGTGTTTAATTTCTTGAATATTGTAAAATAgattacttgtgtgtgtgtacacacacacacacacacacacaatagtgctggatgcaccattgttaaggattgtgtggtctagtggtctaaagcgtcatgcgttttctcacCATAAGGCAGGCCAAAATAGCATGAGTTCGACTCCTTGCCtagtgacccaaagagaaagaaaatccccaaagagaaaatactttcatcatcattcaacactttcacctcactcacacataatcactgtttttgcagaggtgcccagaacacaatagtttagaagcatatgcgtataaagatacacaacatattcctccaaactgccagtatcccaaccccctcctttaaagtgcaggcattgtccttcccatttccagaactcaagttcggctaagtttataataaccgatttccctgaatcctttcgctaaatattaccctgctcacactccaacagctcttcaagtcccaaaaaccattcttctccatttactcctaacacgctcacacacgcttgctgaaagtccaagtccctcgcccacaaaacctcctttaccccctccaaccttttcgaggacgacccctacccctccttccttctccagaTTTACACGCTCTCcaggtcattctactttgatccattatctctaaatgaccaaaccacctcaacaacccctctttagccctctggctaatacttttattaagtccacacctcttcctaatttccacaatccgaattctctgtataatatttacaccacacattgcccttagacagcacatctccactgcctttagccgcctcctcgctgcagcatttacaacccaagtttcacgaccatataagtgttggtactactatacttttatacattcccttctttgtctacATAGATAAAAatttttgcctccacagatacctcaacgcaccactcacattttttccttcatcagttctgtggttaaccccgtccttcataaacccatccgctgacgaGTCAACTCCCAAATGTCTGAAAACATTCTTCCATACTCTTTTTCTCCAATGtggtatccaatttttctttaaaccatttgataccctcatcaccttactgttatctatgttcactttcaactttctacctttacacacaccctcccaaactcgtcaactaacctttgcagcttttctttagtatctcccataagcacagtatcatcagcaaaaagtaactgtctccACTCCCATTTTGTACAGTCGCCATATTTGAAACTTAACTAGCTAACTGAACTCTGTACCTATACAAAGATTTGACTTTAATCTACGTTTTATGGATTACATTATTCTTGATAGGAGACGTTAGGCTTCAACGAGCCACGTCAGCTATATTGATTAAAGAACTCGGTTATTTACCGGTTATGTGATGCTTTTAAAGAGATAATACGAGACTCACAAAATCTTAGTAACACTGTAGCAAagtaaccacggaacgggtggga
This Cherax quadricarinatus isolate ZL_2023a chromosome 58, ASM3850222v1, whole genome shotgun sequence DNA region includes the following protein-coding sequences:
- the LOC128698108 gene encoding uncharacterized protein, translated to MLTDRQTRLKRLVVVAVMLMILSWLDAVFNPLEHDPATHTAKIASRRLDKSPQGPPERKKRDDQNNVNKYSELYLEDQDEEEDKLFYAKSFKEKSRWYVQTPLFHFDLYSCLPRFVCEVHAQASHSDLSQLEMDIVNLFRNYLPLEGPDSPVYKYQLAAHMGQLATGLDPSPCYSIYPACPLSRVQVIEALRGVKTSKKMFS